From the Hoplias malabaricus isolate fHopMal1 chromosome 13, fHopMal1.hap1, whole genome shotgun sequence genome, the window agagagagagagagagagagagagaccgaatTTTTGAGGGAAGGAAACGAGATGGCAGATGAGTAAGATAGCACACAGAATAGGGAAGGGAGATAGAGAGGGATATatagacagagtgagtgagtgagtgagtgagtgagtgagtgagtgagatggacatacagagacagacagagaacgagtgagagagagagagagagaaagagaaagatagagagaaagagagagaaaagagagagagagagagagagagagagagagagagagagagagagagagagagagagagagagagagcagaagaaGAGTGTGAGATATATGACAGTCCAGATTTCTTGCTCTTAATTAACAGCTTGGCCACGTTCAGTGAAGCTGTTGCTGTATTTGAATCCTCTCTAAATCCTTAGCTGTGAAACACTGCACTGATCTGAATGTGGTGTTTTGTGGTGATTAAAGCAACTCTAGGTAGtacatttaccttaaaattacagcttcaaaatcactgtggtgCGGgggggtaggaaaccacacacTGTTTCTCTACCTTATGCAGAAGGTTCAATCGCTAATTACACATTATAACCTCATTAAAATCAAATCATCACTGAGGAAATGTTGGTATCATTACATTGTCCCAGAACCAGACCACAGACCCCAGAATGTGTCAAATACCCAGCAttataaattgtgtgtgtgtgtgcgtgctgggtgcatgtgtgtgtttgtctttgggatggaggtggagtatgttgGTGTGTTTTGTTGCCAGACTTATTGTGAGCTCTTTAACTGCTGAGATATTTCACACTGGGTTTGGAGCACTGCCTGGAtgctgcaaacacacacacacacacacacacacacacacacacacacacacaaaatatcttGTACAATTAAGACATAACTCTGAGGCTTATATTTACACTGGTTAAATGGTTCAATGTTATGTTATGGTTAAATATATGGCAGCCCTTCTCATTAGTGAATGAGAAGCATAAGTTAAAGAGTTAGCTAGTAAGCTAGTGTAAGTTAAAGAGATGAGGAAGCAGTATTTTCACACACTTTTGGTAATGACCCTTCTGAAAAATTACACAAGGCCACACCTGAGAAGGAACAATCAGAAACCTGTTCTCATTTGTCCCTGAAAATGCTCTGTAGAGTCTTTCAAAAATATCTCTGCTGATTCGACAGGGAACAGAGCTCAGTGAGTTCAGTTTGAGGGAAGAAAAATCTCCAGTCTTTATCCTGCTGGAGTCCTGCACATGGAGCTAGAAAAGTATGGAGCTATTGTTAGGGTCAATATAGCTCCATAGAAAAGACCTTTAAAGAAACAGCGAATAAGCAAACAATTTCATTTACATGTTTGACCCCACACGAGTTGAGATGCCACGACTAGCCATGCCATGTTTGATGTCTatagtttgcttctttagttatGTACTTAATCTGCACTGCACAGCGCATGCTTAAGAACACGCTGTTATAATCGTTAAGTGTATATCTCAGTtttgaagtgtttttgtgtaatgtataattgcaattcagaattcaaacattctctcgctcttttgtcatttcatggtaactgttgtgttgCATTATGACAATCTTATTcttttagacgatttaaagatgggGATTCTGATGTTAGCTATCGTGAACATATCGGATTAATGCTTCGTTTTtcaatttgttttcttttaataaaaataccttgttcatttttaatactacacaacaacCTGTGGTATCACAAACAGTAGTAGTGGCTCCCAGAAAGTGTGCATTTGATTGTTTATTAtatgtgtgctctctctctctctctctgtgtgtgtgtgtgtgtgtgtgtgtgtgtagatatctCTGCTGGTGGTGTGTGCTCTGGCATTCCTGCTGTGTATAGTGTTCCTGGTGGTGTTTAAGGTGTATCAGTATGAGCAGCCTTGCCCTGAGGGATTCACCTACACGGTaagaaactcacacacacacacttagggaTAGTTTCCTTTGCACAACTGCAAACTGAAGATCTAGCTTGGAAATATGCTGTCTTGGGAAAAATACCTTAGTCTGCAGAATTATCAACAATTTCAAGACAACAATTTCCTCCCAGATAGGAGATGGAATTTCTAGAGAAATGTAACTCCATGCTGTAGATCTGAGAATTATCTTGGCAGGAATTATGGAGCTCCACCTCAGGCTGGGCCagttccccctcagctaaaatGTATGTTTAGTACCTTGCACTGTGGCAGGTATAGAATATTATCATGgaatatttacatataacagCGGAGAGAGTGTTGGTATTTTAAGGTGTGAACTGTAAGGAAAAtgtactgtacaggtacattattgtccctaaaggtacaaacagtgtaaatctaCCTTTAAAGGGtaaaacagtgattttaaagtccagttgtgttccctaaacgtgcattacattctcttcttcagaaggagaggggggtaTTTGTAAACCTTTAttacaccactgctgtacctttgaaggtatattacactgtttgtacctttagggaTAATAaagtacctctactgtacctttattTCTGGGAGTGTATGAAATCACTTCAACTACTGAATAAGAAATCCCTTAAGGGTTACACCACAGTGAGAGTTTTTCTGAAAGAAAATACCAAGATCTTGATTTAGCTTCTAAATCAAgaagtaggtgtgagtgtgtgagtgaatgtgtgtgtgtgtctgtgttgccctgtgaaggactggcgccccctccagggtgtattcccgcccaatgattccagataggctctggacccaccttgaccctgaattggataagcggttacagataatgaatgaatgaatgaatgtttagacCATGTTGACCCAACATCAATGAGGAGATGGAGAATTCTAAGGGCGGGGCTTTAGGTTTAAATGTTCCAAGGTTTCCCTGGGATGGAGTTTTTTGTTGTTCCCATGACTCTGTTTTGCAGAGAACACTAGTGCCCCTTAGTGTTAGAGTAACCGGGAGGGGTCAATGTAAAATAGTCCAAACCTGTGGTCTAGGTGTGTAaacattgtaaatatatttatttctcgTTGTTTCAGTCTATGTCCGTGTATTTTCCATCgcttaaataaaaatccaccaGATGAGCATGCTTACTTTTGGGTCTTGTCCATCCTGTGGTCTTCCCACCCTCACAGACCTGGCCAGGAAGCCATGAGTAAACCCCTGCGGTGTAGATAATACCCTTACATCCAGTTGAGAGTCTGTGTCTTCACTGTTATGTGTTATTCTCATTCAAATGTATGTCTAAGGTACAGAAAATGTAGTTTCTGATTTCCCAAGTATGCATTTAGCTCTGATGCCAGTTTTTATGCAACCTGCAGGTGCAAAGCATCTTAGTTATTTCTCAAACTGGCACTAAGGCTTAGTTCCTGTGGCACAGTCTCTCTGACACTACGCCTCCACAATGagactaaaaaacaaacaaaacaagcaacAGGAAGCACGGGAAagtattatttgttattttaacatgtttttgATAGTGTAACTCTGAGTTTCAGAGCTCCTTGGGGTCTGGGGTCTGGTTCTAGGACAGCGTAATGATACCAACATTTCCTCAGtgatgatttgattgtattcaaacatgaaaacattaatGAGGTTATAATGTATGCCTCACTTTACTTTTTACACTCCTAAGTCATAAATCGGATAATGTCATGTTGTGAGTGCATTACAACCTGCTGTGAATGGGTTTATTGATTcttataaaatgttattattcatagaaaatgttttaaaatacctctctctctgcagcagaGTCGCTGTGTCCCAGTGGGGGTGTATGGTTACTATCCGCCCCAAGGTCCAGCGAGCCGTGGACGTCTCTTTACCATCATAAACCATTACAACGTTGCCAAGCAGACCATTACACGAGCCGTCTCTCCCTGGCTCAGCATCACGGCCGAGGAGAAAGTCTCCCAGCTACAGACCAAGACTGAGCAAACCTTGGcctaaaaaatacacacacacgcacactctgagtgtgtttacatgcacaacaataatatgattattattagattttggcatctgattttaaaaatggtcATGTACTTCAATTTCTTCTGTTATAATAAAGCCATTATCAGGTTCCTAAAATCATACACCAGGATCGGGTTATGGGTCACATGTCTACCCGGATTTCtttctgcagtaaaataaataagtaaaatgtgTTAAACAATTATTTTAGTCCAACCACCATTAAGTGCTGAGAAATGACTCCATTGGATGCAATCTGAAGTAATATAAACTCCTGAAGTAATATTTACCTGTAAAGGTGCTCAGTgttattaaaagaaaatgtgttGAGGTGAATTTATTGTTGAGCTGTGGTGAAGGAGCATGTCCTGTATTTGGAAAGAAATCTGATTGCTGATAGACACATGTTGACACCTGTGTAAAGTTTGAACAGATCGATGCCAAAATCTGATTTTCTGAAATAGGCAGATTATTGTGTTCATTTAACCGCACTTAGCCTTTCCCTTtctttcgttctctctctctctctctcactcacacacacacacacacacacacacacacacacacacacacgcaaaatCAAACCCCACCTGGTGTAAGTGCAGCTTCTCTCTCTGAATGTGTCTCGCTGGTAAACTTGAATTACTGTAATATCAGCATGTTGGGTTTCGACCGTCGCTATGGCAACATCAACATCACCTCCTCTTATCTTGCATCATAAT encodes:
- the LOC136665028 gene encoding neuronal vesicle trafficking-associated protein 1-like isoform X1, with amino-acid sequence MVKLGINVSEKKRSASEEGFDSIPLMTPLDAAQLQIPPPDMVVVKTKADYSEEKKKEKFQPKISVIDGASERIKISLLVVCALAFLLCIVFLVVFKVYQYEQPCPEGFTYTQSRCVPVGVYGYYPPQGPASRGRLFTIINHYNVAKQTITRAVSPWLSITAEEKVSQLQTKTEQTLA
- the LOC136665028 gene encoding neuronal vesicle trafficking-associated protein 1-like isoform X2, encoding MVKLGINVSEKKRSASEEGFDSIPLMTPLDAAQLQIPPPDMVVVKTKADYSEEKKKEKFQPKISVIDGASERIKISLLVVCALAFLLCIVFLVVFKVYQYEQPCPEGFTYTSRCVPVGVYGYYPPQGPASRGRLFTIINHYNVAKQTITRAVSPWLSITAEEKVSQLQTKTEQTLA